In Chroogloeocystis siderophila 5.2 s.c.1, a genomic segment contains:
- a CDS encoding ribbon-helix-helix domain-containing protein, whose amino-acid sequence MDRLVRTTLSVPTELLEATDRALQQGHARSRNEFVAIALRHELAAQKRVEIDSAFSAMAGDNEYHIFNLKPTVNFGVILAH is encoded by the coding sequence ATGGATCGTTTAGTGCGTACTACATTAAGTGTGCCTACTGAGCTTTTAGAAGCAACTGATCGCGCACTTCAGCAAGGACACGCTCGCAGTCGTAACGAATTTGTTGCTATTGCCTTACGACATGAACTAGCAGCGCAGAAAAGGGTAGAAATTGACAGTGCTTTTTCTGCTATGGCTGGTGACAATGAATATCATATCTTCAATTTAAAACCAACTGTAAACTTTGGAGTAATTCTTGCTCATTAA
- a CDS encoding hybrid sensor histidine kinase/response regulator translates to MVKDKELEIRLSFLEEAQDYLNTIETGIMVASAREDRQQMDAVLRAAHSIKGGAAMMGFPVLSDLAHRLEDFFKVLKTQQLPIDAELESLLLAGVSCLRQAIAIYHQGTTLDKQWQQNNVDPVFSQLQQRLGNATAVDSNELLLPEDTQDMQTLVFETEVEECLQRLEAILADPQHPGLLEETFTIAQDFASLGQMFQLSAFQSLCESISRNLEASPDRVTEIASLALQEWRRSQAAILLNQDTVPATIPFDDVKNNDIETAQAELEALFDLLSDPETEANPQEFHQTLASITLQPPQESEKKSVHLASEIDSGSLVKEQDKTVRVSIDILEHLNDLFGELTIERNGINLYLERLRNLVKILDGRVRTLKNLDTRLSAAYERNNYSHIDAADSFNSYTIEQEPNSSARFSTEGHNLRALTDEVMENIFRIQEVADDISLSIEDTTQTVSELNRTAKQMQTSLTQVRMRPLSDLLNQFPRFLRELSLQYNKKVDLKIQGGETLIERNILEALNDPLMHLLRNAFDHGIEAPQTRRSHGKPEQATIEIKATTRGNQTIISISDDGRGIDLNAIRAKAQQLGLDAKALTTASEQELLTLIFEPGFSTAQQVTNLSGRGVGLDVVRTNLSKIRGDIKVDTQLGVGTTFHLNVPITLSIAKVVLVESNGMFLAFPTDAIEGMLLLNSEHVTTIAGDEMFSWEGDTMPLIRLGQWLIFRGSTHKQSHAATVPIMSVPTVLKIIQGHELVAVQVDRCWGEQEVAIRQVEGTITMPPGFSSCTILGDGRVVPLVNPSALLHWISTCQKSAKLEQTETTNPKVQSHKNTILVVDDSINVRRFLTLSLEKAGYRVEEAIDGQDALEKLFSGLQVKAVISDVDMPRLDGYSLLAQVKSIANLKQIPFVMLTSRQGQRERQLALNLGAAAYFSKPFNEQELLQSLQLVLN, encoded by the coding sequence ATGGTAAAGGATAAAGAACTAGAAATCCGGCTATCGTTTCTTGAGGAAGCTCAAGACTATTTAAACACGATTGAAACCGGAATTATGGTTGCATCTGCACGCGAAGATCGTCAACAAATGGATGCGGTGCTACGCGCTGCACATTCGATTAAAGGTGGCGCGGCGATGATGGGGTTTCCTGTATTAAGCGATCTCGCGCATCGTTTAGAAGATTTTTTCAAAGTCTTAAAAACACAGCAACTGCCAATTGATGCTGAGTTGGAAAGTTTATTATTGGCAGGTGTCAGTTGCTTGCGACAAGCGATCGCTATCTATCATCAAGGAACAACGCTTGACAAACAATGGCAACAAAACAACGTCGATCCGGTCTTTTCTCAGCTACAGCAACGTCTAGGAAATGCAACAGCGGTTGATAGCAATGAGTTGCTCTTGCCAGAAGATACGCAAGATATGCAAACTTTAGTCTTTGAAACCGAAGTCGAAGAATGCCTGCAACGATTAGAAGCTATCTTAGCAGACCCGCAACACCCTGGACTCCTTGAAGAAACTTTCACAATCGCGCAGGATTTTGCCAGCTTAGGGCAAATGTTTCAACTTTCTGCGTTTCAAAGCTTGTGCGAATCAATTAGTCGCAATCTTGAAGCATCCCCTGATCGCGTTACAGAAATTGCAAGTTTAGCTTTGCAAGAATGGCGGCGATCGCAAGCGGCAATTCTACTTAACCAAGACACTGTACCAGCAACAATTCCTTTTGATGACGTTAAGAATAACGATATAGAAACCGCACAAGCCGAACTTGAAGCCCTTTTTGATTTACTCTCCGATCCAGAAACCGAGGCAAATCCTCAAGAATTCCACCAAACATTAGCTTCAATTACTCTCCAACCTCCGCAAGAATCAGAAAAAAAATCTGTTCATTTAGCTTCAGAAATCGATTCAGGTTCTCTTGTCAAAGAGCAAGATAAAACAGTTCGCGTATCGATTGATATCCTCGAACACCTTAATGATTTATTTGGAGAACTCACAATCGAGCGTAACGGAATTAATTTGTATTTGGAGCGTTTAAGAAATTTAGTTAAAATTTTAGATGGTCGAGTTCGGACGCTAAAAAACCTTGATACTCGCTTGTCCGCAGCTTATGAAAGAAACAACTATTCGCACATAGACGCTGCTGATAGCTTTAATAGCTATACCATAGAACAAGAACCTAATTCTAGCGCTAGATTTTCCACTGAAGGTCATAACCTCCGAGCTTTAACCGATGAGGTTATGGAAAACATTTTTCGTATTCAAGAAGTCGCTGATGATATTAGTCTTAGTATTGAAGATACTACACAAACTGTCAGCGAACTTAATCGCACAGCAAAGCAGATGCAAACCAGCTTGACGCAAGTGCGAATGCGTCCCTTATCTGATTTATTAAATCAATTTCCGAGATTTTTACGCGAACTTTCATTACAGTACAACAAAAAAGTTGACTTAAAAATTCAAGGTGGCGAAACTTTAATTGAACGGAATATTTTAGAAGCATTAAACGATCCTTTAATGCATTTATTACGTAATGCCTTCGATCACGGAATTGAAGCTCCGCAAACGCGGCGATCGCACGGTAAACCCGAACAAGCCACAATTGAAATTAAAGCTACCACACGCGGTAATCAAACGATCATCAGCATTAGCGATGATGGTAGAGGAATTGATCTAAACGCAATTCGTGCTAAAGCACAGCAACTCGGTTTAGACGCAAAGGCGCTGACAACAGCTAGCGAACAAGAACTATTAACACTGATTTTTGAACCAGGTTTTAGTACCGCCCAACAAGTCACAAATTTATCTGGTAGAGGTGTCGGACTTGATGTTGTTCGCACGAACTTAAGCAAAATTCGTGGAGATATTAAAGTTGATACGCAGCTTGGTGTAGGGACAACTTTTCATCTTAATGTACCAATAACACTTTCTATCGCGAAAGTTGTTCTTGTTGAAAGTAACGGTATGTTTTTAGCATTTCCGACAGACGCGATCGAAGGAATGCTTTTACTTAATTCTGAACACGTTACCACAATCGCGGGTGACGAAATGTTTAGTTGGGAAGGCGATACAATGCCTTTAATTCGCTTGGGGCAATGGCTGATATTTCGTGGTTCAACACACAAACAATCTCATGCAGCGACTGTACCAATTATGAGTGTTCCCACAGTCTTAAAAATTATCCAAGGTCATGAATTAGTCGCTGTGCAAGTAGATCGTTGCTGGGGCGAACAAGAAGTCGCAATTCGCCAAGTTGAAGGCACGATCACCATGCCTCCTGGATTTTCTAGCTGTACAATTTTAGGTGATGGTCGCGTTGTTCCTTTAGTGAATCCATCAGCTTTACTGCATTGGATTTCTACTTGTCAGAAATCAGCAAAATTAGAACAAACCGAGACAACTAATCCAAAAGTTCAAAGTCATAAAAACACGATTTTAGTCGTAGACGACTCAATTAATGTACGTCGTTTTTTAACTTTATCTCTAGAAAAAGCTGGCTACCGTGTTGAAGAAGCGATCGACGGACAAGATGCGCTAGAAAAACTTTTTAGTGGTTTGCAAGTAAAAGCTGTGATTTCTGATGTTGATATGCCTCGCCTTGATGGTTACAGCTTACTCGCCCAAGTTAAATCAATTGCGAATCTCAAGCAAATACCTTTTGTAATGTTAACTTCGCGTCAAGGACAAAGAGAGCGTCAACTGGCGCTCAATTTAGGTGCAGCAGCTTATTTTTCTAAGCCCTTTAATGAGCAAGAATTACTCCAAAGTTTACAGTTGGTTTTAAATTGA
- a CDS encoding methyl-accepting chemotaxis protein encodes MATRFKQESTSRHQHKTATNLDNDRHSIDDISNRVQPQSGLDVNQSSVQPLRKLGLPFWQRLSLKTKATTLAIALSTLPIVIIGATAYYITNKGITNNVTQQQQARAIALAGQFDNFIAQRYLDIQNLAQSSMLSDPAVRAIVPTQAKQFNLEQYIKNNPGYDNIVVIDPAGQVILQTAGEGIANYSNVDYFQQSIRTKRPVVTPPRKSLLTGEYSIYAAAPVIDTTTGEVFAVVRSRTPVQYFNEILHAEAKTLARTGNSFGVEEYFAINDLGKIVVAPTEHLDYIGEDAQAVFPRVAPRLANNTSVGSIIDRDRVERQQYLVSYTPIRQIESQTDLNWSAMVALPTAQVFAAHQGLFLPFFLGTSAIALLIGAITAYLVNRALRPVVNASLAVQKLGNGHLNTRLSVHGKDELAMLGANINNMADQLQGLLQQQEEVTEQAQLFADVTFRIRRSLNIDDILKTAVKEVRKVLRCDRVVIYRFNPDYSGTVVAESVAPGWTQALAESINDPCFKDRHIQQYKNGRVRAIDNIHQAGLTDCHIKTLERFDVKANLVAPILKDNQLLGLLIAHHCATTRAWQQAEIDLFTQLATQIGFALDQAYLLEQVEKARAVAEEISQEQRQQKEALQQQLLGLLSDVEEATKGNLTVRAEVTAGEIGTVADFFNSIIESLCQLATDVKTAATQVNVAVAENQGAMHQLADQALQQAEAIRHSLGSLAQMTDSIQDVAASAHQAAEITRTASLTAQVGGVAMNHTVDSILNLSQTVAETAGKVRQLSESSQQISKVVSLINQIALQTNVLAINASIEANRAGEEGRGFALVAEEIGELASQSSAATKEIEQIVENIQRETVEVAHAMELGTNQVVEGTNLVEDTKKNLKKIFDVSRQIDQLVQSISHATIAQAQTSQQVTQLMKEIATVSEQTANSAQQVSGSLQQTTTIAQQLQASVGAFKVDNES; translated from the coding sequence ATGGCAACCCGATTTAAACAGGAATCAACGAGTAGGCATCAACACAAAACTGCAACGAATCTTGACAATGATCGCCATAGCATTGATGATATCTCCAACCGCGTTCAACCTCAATCAGGGTTAGATGTTAATCAGTCGTCAGTTCAACCGTTGCGTAAGTTAGGTTTACCTTTTTGGCAGCGACTCAGTTTAAAAACTAAAGCGACTACCCTCGCGATCGCCCTCAGCACGCTACCAATCGTCATTATTGGTGCAACAGCTTATTATATCACAAATAAAGGCATTACAAATAACGTTACGCAACAGCAACAAGCACGCGCGATCGCTTTAGCTGGTCAATTTGATAATTTTATTGCACAACGCTATCTCGATATTCAAAACTTGGCGCAGTCGAGTATGTTAAGCGATCCTGCCGTGCGGGCAATCGTACCGACGCAAGCCAAACAATTTAATTTAGAGCAATATATTAAAAATAATCCTGGCTACGACAATATTGTTGTTATTGATCCTGCCGGTCAAGTAATTCTGCAAACTGCGGGAGAAGGCATCGCCAACTATAGCAATGTAGATTATTTTCAACAAAGTATTAGAACCAAGCGCCCCGTAGTTACACCACCGAGAAAGTCGTTATTAACAGGCGAGTATTCAATTTATGCCGCAGCCCCCGTGATTGATACAACAACTGGAGAAGTCTTTGCGGTAGTGCGATCGCGGACTCCAGTGCAATACTTTAATGAAATTCTGCACGCTGAAGCGAAAACCTTAGCCCGAACCGGAAACAGTTTCGGCGTTGAAGAATACTTTGCCATTAATGACTTGGGCAAAATTGTTGTGGCTCCAACCGAACACCTAGACTATATCGGTGAAGACGCGCAAGCCGTATTTCCCCGTGTAGCGCCGCGATTAGCGAACAATACGTCCGTCGGCAGTATCATCGACCGCGATCGCGTTGAGCGCCAACAGTATTTAGTATCGTACACCCCTATCCGTCAAATTGAAAGTCAAACCGACTTGAATTGGAGTGCGATGGTTGCTCTACCCACAGCGCAAGTTTTTGCCGCCCATCAAGGATTATTTTTACCCTTCTTCTTGGGAACGAGTGCGATCGCACTACTTATTGGTGCGATCACCGCTTACTTAGTTAACCGTGCCTTACGTCCCGTCGTCAACGCTTCGCTAGCAGTCCAAAAACTCGGAAACGGACATCTCAACACAAGATTGAGCGTACATGGCAAAGATGAATTAGCGATGCTCGGTGCTAACATCAACAACATGGCAGACCAACTGCAAGGTTTACTGCAACAGCAAGAAGAAGTTACCGAACAAGCGCAACTATTTGCAGATGTCACATTTCGGATTCGTCGCTCATTGAATATCGATGATATTCTCAAGACAGCGGTGAAAGAAGTGAGAAAAGTTCTCAGATGCGATCGCGTTGTGATTTATCGATTTAATCCTGACTACAGTGGTACCGTTGTTGCTGAATCTGTCGCACCTGGCTGGACACAAGCATTAGCAGAAAGCATCAACGATCCTTGTTTCAAAGACCGACACATTCAACAATACAAAAATGGTCGCGTGCGCGCTATTGATAATATCCATCAAGCTGGTTTAACCGACTGTCATATCAAGACTTTAGAACGATTTGACGTTAAAGCCAACTTAGTCGCGCCTATCCTCAAAGATAACCAATTACTGGGGTTACTCATTGCGCATCACTGTGCAACAACCCGCGCTTGGCAACAAGCTGAAATTGATTTATTCACGCAGCTTGCAACTCAAATCGGATTTGCACTCGATCAAGCTTATCTTCTAGAACAAGTAGAAAAAGCGCGCGCAGTTGCTGAAGAAATTTCGCAGGAACAACGACAGCAAAAAGAAGCACTTCAGCAGCAATTGCTAGGATTACTCAGTGATGTCGAAGAAGCAACCAAAGGCAATCTTACAGTACGTGCAGAAGTTACCGCAGGCGAAATTGGTACTGTAGCCGACTTTTTTAACTCAATCATTGAAAGCTTGTGCCAACTCGCAACCGATGTCAAAACAGCCGCAACTCAAGTGAATGTTGCAGTTGCCGAAAACCAAGGCGCGATGCATCAATTAGCCGATCAAGCCTTACAACAAGCCGAGGCGATCAGGCATAGTCTTGGCTCTTTAGCACAAATGACCGATTCGATTCAAGACGTCGCCGCCAGCGCCCACCAAGCCGCAGAAATTACGCGCACAGCTTCGCTAACCGCACAAGTGGGCGGAGTCGCTATGAACCACACGGTAGATAGTATTTTAAACCTAAGCCAGACTGTTGCCGAAACCGCGGGCAAAGTCCGCCAGTTAAGCGAATCCTCGCAACAAATTTCTAAAGTCGTTTCTTTGATTAACCAAATTGCGCTGCAAACCAACGTCTTAGCGATTAACGCTAGCATAGAAGCAAATCGTGCAGGTGAAGAAGGTAGAGGCTTTGCTTTGGTAGCAGAAGAAATCGGCGAACTTGCCTCGCAGTCGAGTGCTGCAACAAAAGAAATTGAGCAAATTGTGGAAAATATTCAACGCGAAACGGTTGAAGTTGCCCACGCGATGGAACTCGGTACAAATCAAGTTGTTGAAGGAACAAATTTAGTTGAAGATACGAAGAAAAATCTTAAGAAGATCTTTGATGTCTCGCGCCAGATCGATCAATTAGTTCAATCAATTTCTCACGCAACCATTGCGCAAGCCCAAACTTCACAACAAGTTACCCAATTAATGAAAGAAATTGCAACAGTTTCTGAGCAAACCGCAAATTCTGCACAGCAAGTTTCTGGTTCTTTACAACAGACAACCACTATCGCCCAGCAATTGCAAGCTTCCGTTGGTGCCTTCAAAGTCGATAATGAAAGTTGA
- a CDS encoding chemotaxis protein CheW: MDIPILTPQPHQPETNVGSSYLRFQINADTPALLATKYVQEVLIVPTTRITPMPNMPECILGLFNRRNRILWAVDLALMLLAQPIDASSQQYHILIMRVGETPLSLIVREIKGVTRVTANLQPSAEESSALLPYLEGYIWQQQEKLLVLDAKAIANSPSLHNY, from the coding sequence ATGGATATTCCTATTCTGACACCACAACCGCATCAGCCAGAAACCAATGTGGGTAGTTCTTATTTGAGATTTCAGATCAACGCGGATACTCCAGCGCTTCTGGCGACGAAGTATGTGCAAGAAGTCTTAATTGTACCTACTACACGGATAACGCCGATGCCGAATATGCCTGAGTGCATATTAGGATTATTTAATCGCCGCAATCGTATTCTGTGGGCAGTTGATTTAGCACTGATGTTGCTTGCACAACCGATTGATGCGAGTAGTCAACAATACCACATTCTGATTATGCGAGTTGGTGAAACTCCGCTAAGCTTAATTGTACGAGAAATTAAAGGAGTCACTAGAGTTACAGCAAATTTACAACCTTCCGCCGAAGAAAGCAGCGCGCTACTTCCTTACCTCGAAGGATATATTTGGCAACAACAAGAGAAATTGCTGGTGTTAGATGCAAAAGCAATTGCAAATTCTCCCAGTTTACATAACTACTAG
- a CDS encoding response regulator transcription factor, with product MATVLVVEDTLSELELISNFLRESGYSVIGATSAKEALHKAVEQKPDAIVTDIVMPGMSGFELCRKLKNNPATEQLPIIICSSKDQEIDRFWGMKQGAAVYVTKPFTREELVRAVKSVVA from the coding sequence GTGGCTACAGTTTTAGTAGTTGAAGATACTTTGTCAGAATTAGAATTAATAAGTAATTTCCTTCGCGAAAGTGGCTACAGTGTTATTGGTGCTACCAGCGCGAAAGAAGCATTGCATAAAGCTGTAGAACAAAAACCTGATGCAATTGTTACAGATATCGTTATGCCAGGTATGAGTGGCTTTGAATTATGCCGTAAACTAAAAAATAATCCAGCTACAGAGCAATTACCAATTATTATTTGTAGTTCCAAAGATCAAGAGATTGACCGCTTTTGGGGGATGAAACAAGGCGCGGCTGTTTATGTCACAAAGCCTTTTACTCGCGAAGAATTAGTTCGTGCTGTCAAATCAGTCGTTGCTTAA
- a CDS encoding response regulator — protein sequence MAIHGTFQKLRPLSLLANLCSSYDSVCLKVTSNTVTWFIYVKQGKILYVSHTVDPCDRLDCYLRRFSYHTATLNSEIRSQLRLRFDNASELHPEYQAICWLVDNQYLNQNQAAALIEYLVKEVIESFLLIQEGSYELDEKYDVLPAEFCQLDLQSIVKHCQPRIKSWQSLAPQLWSPYQRPYLNNQPNIKEQLTPETQHKLSSILKGFSIRHLAVLLNQDELQLAQSLYPYIKMGSIILHEPQPPFEQLPRTYKPPVESQPAVQLASPVRVENKPSTTHNINKNINSDNKQTTSLTKATPNNQLPEITQRNNKPIEKFVVAPSKAIERSAKPLEKIITSHTKKAAYKIVCIDDSQAMLRELDHFLDDESFDVFTINDPVKALMQVVRIKPDLILLDIKMAKIDGYELCRLLRNHSLFKSTPIIMVTGSTGIIDRVKARFVGASGYLTKPFTQSELFKIIFRHLS from the coding sequence ATGGCTATTCATGGCACGTTTCAAAAACTACGTCCTTTAAGCTTACTCGCCAATTTATGTAGTAGTTACGATAGCGTCTGTCTAAAAGTAACCAGTAATACAGTTACTTGGTTTATTTATGTGAAACAAGGCAAAATTCTTTATGTTTCGCATACGGTAGATCCTTGTGATCGCCTTGATTGTTATTTGCGACGCTTTAGTTATCATACTGCTACACTCAACAGCGAAATCCGTTCGCAACTGCGCTTAAGGTTTGACAATGCATCAGAATTACATCCCGAATATCAAGCGATTTGTTGGTTAGTTGACAATCAATACCTCAACCAAAATCAAGCCGCAGCTTTGATTGAGTATCTCGTAAAAGAGGTTATCGAATCCTTTCTCTTGATTCAAGAAGGTAGCTACGAACTTGACGAAAAGTATGATGTATTACCAGCCGAATTTTGCCAACTTGATTTGCAATCAATAGTCAAACATTGCCAACCAAGAATCAAATCTTGGCAATCTTTAGCACCTCAACTTTGGTCTCCCTATCAACGTCCTTACTTAAATAATCAACCAAATATAAAAGAACAACTCACCCCAGAAACACAACATAAGCTAAGCTCGATCCTTAAAGGTTTTAGTATTCGTCACTTAGCTGTTTTACTCAATCAAGACGAACTACAGCTAGCACAAAGTTTATACCCTTATATCAAAATGGGGAGTATCATCTTACACGAGCCTCAACCACCTTTTGAGCAACTCCCAAGAACATATAAACCTCCAGTAGAAAGTCAACCTGCCGTTCAACTTGCTAGCCCTGTGAGGGTTGAAAATAAACCTTCAACCACACATAATATCAATAAAAATATTAATAGCGATAATAAACAAACCACTTCGTTAACTAAAGCTACACCTAATAACCAACTACCTGAAATCACGCAGCGGAATAATAAACCAATTGAGAAATTTGTAGTGGCTCCCAGTAAAGCTATTGAAAGATCGGCTAAACCGTTAGAGAAAATTATCACTTCGCACACCAAAAAAGCAGCATACAAAATCGTATGTATTGATGATAGTCAGGCAATGTTACGCGAACTAGATCATTTTTTGGATGACGAAAGTTTTGATGTATTTACAATTAACGATCCTGTCAAAGCACTTATGCAAGTTGTCAGAATCAAGCCAGATTTGATTTTATTAGATATCAAAATGGCTAAAATTGATGGCTATGAGTTGTGTCGCCTTCTCCGCAATCATTCTTTATTTAAGAGTACACCAATTATTATGGTGACAGGAAGTACAGGAATTATTGATAGAGTCAAAGCTAGATTTGTAGGTGCGTCTGGCTATCTCACCAAGCCGTTTACTCAATCAGAATTATTTAAAATAATCTTTCGGCATTTATCTTGA
- a CDS encoding PP2C family serine/threonine-protein phosphatase, whose translation MNVNDFFKQNKTLEEVHWRVAAASVCGRGHEKVGQLCQDAHYWQKLPTGILVAAVADGAGSANLGKVGAIVAAQTAVETMCDRLTTSPLPADDNEWRSVLNNALAAARTTVEAEAVACQLSARELATTLIIVVATPNLVVAAQIGDGVAVASDRQGNLIALTAPQFGEYINETTFLVSPQALDTAQITLWQGKTAKIALLSDGLQMLALELNQGKPYVPFFSPLFHFVAQIKDETEAKDQLVAFLRSPKITERTDDDLTLLLATLS comes from the coding sequence ATGAATGTAAATGACTTCTTCAAACAAAATAAGACACTTGAAGAAGTTCATTGGCGTGTGGCAGCAGCGTCAGTGTGTGGTAGGGGTCACGAAAAAGTAGGGCAACTGTGCCAAGATGCACATTATTGGCAAAAGTTACCTACAGGAATTTTAGTTGCTGCGGTTGCGGATGGTGCTGGTTCAGCAAACTTAGGCAAAGTCGGGGCAATTGTTGCGGCACAAACAGCCGTCGAAACAATGTGCGATCGCTTAACAACCTCACCCTTGCCTGCGGATGACAATGAATGGCGTAGCGTGTTAAACAATGCCCTCGCCGCAGCAAGAACAACCGTAGAAGCCGAAGCCGTTGCGTGTCAGTTATCAGCCCGCGAATTAGCAACAACTTTGATTATTGTCGTAGCTACACCGAACTTGGTCGTTGCAGCACAAATCGGCGATGGTGTTGCTGTTGCTAGCGATCGCCAAGGTAATCTGATTGCCTTAACAGCACCGCAATTTGGCGAATACATCAACGAAACAACTTTTCTTGTCTCACCACAAGCACTCGATACCGCACAAATTACGCTCTGGCAAGGAAAAACCGCTAAGATCGCTTTGTTATCCGATGGACTGCAAATGCTAGCTTTAGAATTAAATCAAGGAAAACCCTATGTGCCGTTTTTCTCGCCATTGTTTCATTTTGTCGCTCAGATCAAAGATGAAACCGAAGCTAAAGACCAATTGGTAGCTTTTTTGCGTTCTCCAAAAATTACTGAACGTACAGACGACGATTTAACGCTTTTGTTAGCAACATTGAGTTAA